In the genome of Spirochaetia bacterium, one region contains:
- a CDS encoding diaminobutyrate--2-oxoglutarate transaminase family protein, whose amino-acid sequence MNEAQSTQTNQYYIDRQIETESNARSYPRKFPFALKSAKGSWVTDVEGNRYLDFLCGAGTLALGHNDSEVNQAMIQLLESNAPLHSLDLTTPTKDRFVHTILNLLPGNMKDNCKVQFCSPSGTDATDAALKLCKTATGRGTVIAFSGAYHGMGHGPLALTGNLAAKSCVQNLMPGVQFFPYPYSYRCPFGLGGDAGTDAACAYFERVLKDPESGIPTPAAVILEPIQGEGGVIPAPIKFLQTVRRVTKELGIPMIVDEIQCGIGRSGKFFAFEYADIIPDVILTSKAIGGSQPMSLVIYDKALDTWQPGAHAGTFRGNQLAMAAGTIVMERVSQPQFLADVVRKGNKIKQSMEQLKKEVSIIGDVRGKGLMLGVEFIDPRGEKDIMGHYLPSGKIAAEIQHRCFEDKLIMEKGGRNGSVMRCLCALNVTDEEVDIMIDTFTRITREVDADVRC is encoded by the coding sequence ATGAATGAAGCACAATCCACGCAGACCAATCAGTACTACATCGACCGTCAGATTGAGACGGAGTCCAATGCAAGAAGCTACCCAAGAAAGTTTCCGTTTGCTTTGAAAAGTGCAAAAGGCTCATGGGTAACAGATGTTGAAGGCAACAGATATCTTGATTTCTTATGTGGAGCAGGAACACTTGCATTAGGACACAATGACAGTGAAGTCAACCAGGCCATGATACAATTATTGGAGAGTAACGCTCCGCTTCATTCCTTAGACCTGACTACTCCTACAAAAGACCGTTTTGTCCATACCATACTCAATTTATTACCCGGAAATATGAAAGATAACTGCAAAGTGCAATTTTGCAGCCCTTCAGGCACCGATGCGACCGATGCAGCCCTCAAACTGTGCAAGACAGCTACCGGACGAGGGACTGTCATTGCATTCTCAGGGGCATACCACGGCATGGGACATGGACCACTTGCACTGACAGGCAACCTGGCCGCAAAGAGCTGTGTACAGAACCTGATGCCAGGCGTCCAGTTCTTCCCATATCCATACTCCTATCGTTGTCCGTTCGGACTCGGTGGAGATGCAGGTACAGATGCTGCCTGTGCATATTTTGAAAGAGTCCTCAAAGATCCGGAATCAGGTATTCCGACTCCTGCAGCAGTCATACTTGAACCAATCCAAGGCGAAGGCGGTGTCATTCCGGCACCTATCAAATTTCTACAGACAGTAAGAAGGGTTACCAAGGAACTGGGCATACCGATGATCGTTGATGAAATCCAATGCGGTATCGGCCGGTCCGGCAAGTTCTTTGCCTTTGAATATGCCGACATCATCCCTGATGTCATTCTGACATCAAAGGCAATCGGCGGTTCACAGCCGATGTCGTTGGTCATCTACGACAAAGCCCTCGATACCTGGCAACCTGGTGCCCATGCAGGTACCTTCCGCGGCAACCAACTTGCCATGGCAGCCGGAACCATTGTCATGGAACGGGTAAGCCAGCCCCAGTTCCTTGCTGATGTCGTCAGGAAAGGCAATAAGATCAAACAAAGCATGGAACAACTCAAGAAAGAAGTATCCATCATCGGGGACGTACGTGGCAAAGGACTGATGCTCGGCGTCGAATTCATTGATCCCCGTGGAGAAAAGGACATCATGGGACATTATCTTCCCAGCGGGAAAATCGCAGCAGAAATACAGCACAGATGCTTTGAAGACAAGCTCATCATGGAAAAAGGCGGACGCAACGGCTCTGTCATGCGCTGTCTGTGTGCGCTGAACGTCACCGATGAGGAAGTCGATATTATGATTGATACCTTCACAAGGATCACACGTGAGGTTGACGCCGATGTACGCTGTTGA
- a CDS encoding ATP-binding protein has product MNKVLRIEYQHIELFKKGFVLDLTAKDRIVNTEQVHRISDALSLQKVIAFAGINATGKTTAMRLVNFALGLLHDNTYLATSSDSCSLFSKGSRIIIDFIIGEKMYRLDSSIGIQTPETPNILEKPRFYYAEETIYSKELASVKTKKALFDWTEHDKRIIRSTLNPQILEVLNDNHSIVIMVIKPQKAVFGHLGLIDTANFNILPETLSLEQDYINLFDERIETIRLPGKKPGSVRFKRNDKTYSLKTTDDVYHYLSSGTIKGILLMSAIEIILRNGDYLLLDEIEIHLNKTLVDTIIGLFKNKNINKKGAVLIFSTHYLEILDAIDRKDAIYVFRKDNDFSLTTTRYSDNITRNDIKKSEALLSNYFGNTAPDYEAINNMRTTLCKKIN; this is encoded by the coding sequence ATGAACAAAGTATTGCGTATTGAATATCAGCACATTGAACTTTTCAAAAAGGGATTCGTTCTTGACTTGACAGCCAAAGACAGAATAGTCAATACGGAACAAGTTCACAGGATCTCAGATGCTCTCAGCCTGCAGAAAGTAATTGCTTTTGCAGGTATCAATGCTACAGGAAAAACAACGGCCATGCGTCTAGTAAATTTTGCATTGGGTCTGTTGCATGACAATACCTACCTTGCAACATCTTCCGATTCCTGTAGCTTATTTTCCAAGGGTTCCAGAATAATCATTGATTTCATTATTGGTGAAAAAATGTATCGCTTGGATAGTTCAATCGGCATACAGACTCCGGAAACACCCAATATACTTGAAAAGCCTCGCTTCTACTATGCAGAAGAAACAATCTATTCCAAGGAACTTGCCTCAGTCAAAACAAAAAAAGCTCTTTTTGACTGGACTGAACATGATAAAAGGATTATACGCAGCACCTTAAATCCACAGATACTTGAAGTCTTAAATGACAATCACAGTATCGTCATAATGGTAATCAAACCACAAAAAGCTGTTTTTGGACATCTTGGATTGATTGATACGGCAAATTTCAACATCTTACCTGAAACTCTTTCCTTGGAACAGGACTACATCAACCTCTTTGATGAACGTATTGAGACAATCAGATTACCAGGAAAGAAACCTGGCAGTGTAAGATTCAAGAGAAATGACAAAACATATTCACTGAAAACTACAGATGATGTCTATCATTATTTGTCTTCCGGAACAATAAAAGGTATACTTCTTATGTCAGCAATCGAAATCATACTAAGGAACGGCGACTATCTTCTGCTTGACGAAATTGAAATTCATCTCAACAAGACATTGGTTGATACAATCATTGGGTTATTCAAAAACAAAAATATCAATAAGAAAGGTGCTGTATTGATTTTCTCAACTCATTATCTTGAAATTCTTGACGCAATTGATAGGAAAGATGCTATCTATGTATTTAGAAAAGATAATGATTTTTCCTTAACCACAACCCGTTATTCAGACAATATTACGCGAAATGACATAAAGAAAAGTGAAGCATTGCTTTCAAACTATTTCGGTAATACTGCACCAGACTACGAGGCTATCAATAACATGAGAACTACCCTATGCAAAAAAATAAACTGA
- a CDS encoding isoprenylcysteine carboxylmethyltransferase family protein — MDNKAKPLPFMGVGPIYVATVLFITVAATYVTVRDMVRAVSFGIFYPLIAILAVLLIATGIYIWTKAVFVSKIDRQIKHNRLVTSGIYAWVRNPIYTAFLFICTGTLLLCNNLLLLFLPFLYWLFLTLLMIHTEEKWLGKKFGKKYLDYKKQVNRCFPSKPHSK, encoded by the coding sequence ATGGACAACAAGGCCAAGCCTTTGCCCTTCATGGGTGTCGGTCCTATCTATGTTGCTACAGTTCTTTTCATTACTGTTGCAGCCACATATGTCACAGTAAGAGATATGGTACGTGCCGTATCTTTCGGCATCTTCTACCCCCTTATAGCCATCCTTGCAGTACTTCTCATAGCCACAGGCATCTATATTTGGACAAAAGCAGTGTTTGTTTCAAAGATTGACCGACAGATCAAGCACAACAGATTGGTAACCTCAGGAATCTATGCATGGGTAAGAAATCCGATCTATACAGCTTTTTTGTTTATCTGTACAGGAACTCTACTGCTGTGCAACAATCTGCTTCTGCTTTTCCTCCCCTTTCTCTATTGGCTTTTTCTTACCCTGCTGATGATACATACCGAAGAAAAATGGCTGGGAAAAAAGTTCGGCAAAAAATATCTGGACTACAAGAAACAAGTCAACCGATGTTTTCCTTCAAAGCCACATAGCAAATAA
- a CDS encoding transposase gives MAVPEAVRKVERPKNTIVVANRGNGICKYSVIQRIGCRRVDGRNIPVNGATVGHIIGGRFVPERTAVSARAIDLKDFAEIELMDRLSSGLLAELDAVFSAADARRIYVLAMLRVAYGGMPYYKACLKYELSWVSILFPSLPMGKNSICSFLQDLGKSCALIATFMRTRAGRIAAEEHIAIDGTLKTDSSTVNSLSHYSRKARTKGTKDISVLFAYDIDTDEPVCSKVFPGNIVDGRAYEAFLRETGIRQGILMGDKGFPKGQAEEVFRENPGLSWLNPIKRSDRRIGNNRMYDYEGVLADRDHDVLYKKAKARGCYLYSFYDRKRAAKEERDYFARIKGRDGYDARAMEEKGRKFGTVVFESDLDVCPGLVYRLYDRRWLIEECFRYYKVATEFDDTKVHSDYSVIGSEFINFISSVMTMRLVREFDDTGLSRKMSYSEIMGELKSAKKARITDGGDWLFVRFTAHTEETLRILGILPRDVSPEPKKRGRPRKPVDPDRPKRRPGRPRKNPLPVQ, from the coding sequence ATGGCTGTACCGGAAGCTGTCAGAAAGGTCGAGAGACCGAAGAATACAATCGTCGTCGCGAACAGGGGCAACGGGATATGCAAGTACTCCGTCATCCAGAGGATCGGATGCAGGAGGGTGGACGGGCGGAACATCCCCGTCAACGGGGCGACCGTCGGCCACATCATCGGCGGCAGATTCGTCCCCGAAAGGACGGCTGTCTCAGCAAGGGCGATAGACCTGAAGGACTTTGCCGAGATCGAGCTCATGGACCGGCTGTCATCCGGCCTGCTGGCGGAGCTGGATGCCGTCTTCAGTGCGGCAGACGCGAGGAGGATCTATGTGCTGGCGATGCTTCGCGTCGCCTATGGGGGCATGCCCTACTACAAGGCCTGCCTGAAGTACGAGCTGAGCTGGGTGAGCATCCTGTTCCCGTCCCTGCCCATGGGCAAGAACAGCATCTGCAGCTTCCTGCAGGACCTGGGCAAGTCCTGTGCCCTCATAGCCACCTTCATGAGGACAAGGGCCGGGCGGATAGCGGCGGAAGAGCACATAGCCATAGACGGCACGCTGAAGACCGACAGCAGCACAGTGAACTCACTTTCGCATTATTCACGGAAAGCCAGGACAAAAGGCACGAAGGACATATCCGTCCTGTTCGCCTACGACATAGACACCGACGAGCCGGTATGCTCGAAGGTCTTCCCCGGCAACATCGTGGACGGACGTGCCTATGAGGCATTCCTGCGGGAAACAGGCATACGGCAGGGCATCCTCATGGGTGACAAGGGGTTCCCGAAGGGCCAGGCCGAAGAAGTGTTCAGGGAAAATCCCGGCCTCAGCTGGCTGAACCCGATAAAGAGGAGCGACAGGAGGATCGGGAACAACAGGATGTACGACTATGAGGGCGTGCTGGCAGACAGGGACCATGATGTCCTGTACAAGAAGGCAAAGGCCAGGGGCTGCTACCTTTATTCCTTCTATGACAGGAAGAGGGCGGCGAAGGAGGAAAGGGACTACTTTGCAAGGATAAAGGGCAGGGACGGCTACGACGCCCGGGCCATGGAGGAGAAAGGCAGGAAGTTCGGCACGGTGGTCTTCGAGTCTGACCTGGACGTCTGTCCTGGCCTTGTCTACAGGCTGTATGACCGGAGGTGGCTCATAGAGGAATGCTTCCGCTACTACAAGGTGGCGACGGAGTTCGACGACACCAAGGTCCATTCGGACTATTCGGTCATAGGGAGTGAATTCATCAACTTCATCTCCTCGGTGATGACCATGAGGTTGGTCAGGGAGTTTGATGATACGGGACTGTCACGGAAGATGAGCTATTCGGAGATAATGGGCGAGCTCAAGTCCGCCAAGAAGGCCAGGATCACCGACGGCGGGGACTGGCTGTTCGTCCGTTTCACTGCCCACACGGAAGAAACCCTCAGGATATTGGGCATCCTACCCCGGGACGTTTCTCCGGAACCCAAGAAAAGAGGAAGGCCCAGGAAGCCCGTCGATCCAGACAGGCCGAAGAGACGTCCGGGGAGACCGAGGAAGAACCCGTTGCCAGTCCAATAG
- a CDS encoding non-lysosomal glucosylceramidase: MKNRYSEVLDYGQSYEKGRTGYRPKARNHDDGPKCGMFFGGIGAPVFSRDLDGHFSRWQLQSGIHIKQDIDTCFLKLRWQYGDKSGSFYLNEEGAIANRFERSVHSLFPVCQERYEGKDVPFDITVEFYSSIIPEDDKASSLPVTFIDVYVDNRGEESLLVDCLLCFPNLLGWKFRPMTTIDRGGRLYPAQTSAGNSGTYVATDLFHGTIGTRHEKHLLRGEMEGELLVAAANGCSRKSSEACFLAGQNMVEKKPEEQKYTRAWVEHQFDMTGLLPQTGCTWQAHWDEALAMAVTSGEEIAGNRSCTFRFCLAFDFPQVQFGEGRAWLRKYTQYFGPNGRNALDIGRLAMLSGPLFRERIHRWHTSLLLKAASCSKQTIAAAINELYFVNAGTAWMTGCVSQVNEGFEEPILGNCEHAAIIEGFDIGYYYYNTSDIWPYVWYPLAKFWPDFTACIFRDYLNAIPLEIPHMNMIYRREELRKNLVEGKLPHDMGSAAEDPFAKINGYQMRDDSNLWKDNNPGFILSYYLYAKLTAKEIDKDTWEKLKSCGTFMIGQLDQTGLPDHQVFGDTTWDNLGIKGHSSFSGSLTLAALLVLASLAAKQGEQDFAEECTVLAKKADKTMAQHLYNGEYFRLCDQGKYFDCTSSDAVFGFYLLKKAGYFDKLHYVTQQMIVSHLKAFYKYNFMNYMDGTRGPLLIATPERTHFEADGGDALEVQVNEILIGSAWMATAMMKEFGLEDEARHISSALLATQEEGALQFRTPAAVNAEKHLFRAPMNTRPLAIWFLLS; encoded by the coding sequence ATGAAGAACAGATACAGCGAAGTATTGGATTACGGTCAGTCATATGAAAAAGGCAGGACAGGTTACCGTCCCAAGGCACGGAACCACGATGATGGCCCAAAATGCGGCATGTTCTTCGGAGGCATAGGAGCCCCGGTCTTCAGCAGGGACCTGGACGGACATTTTTCCAGATGGCAATTGCAAAGCGGCATTCATATCAAGCAGGACATCGACACCTGCTTCCTTAAGTTACGATGGCAATACGGAGACAAATCGGGATCTTTTTATCTGAACGAAGAAGGAGCCATTGCAAATAGATTCGAGCGCTCGGTACATTCGCTTTTTCCTGTCTGTCAGGAACGCTATGAGGGCAAAGATGTACCGTTCGACATCACCGTCGAATTCTACTCATCGATCATCCCTGAAGACGACAAAGCTTCATCCCTACCGGTAACCTTCATCGATGTATATGTAGACAACCGTGGTGAAGAATCCCTGCTGGTAGACTGTCTGCTGTGCTTTCCAAACCTTCTAGGCTGGAAATTCCGACCTATGACTACCATCGACAGAGGTGGCAGGCTCTATCCGGCACAGACAAGTGCCGGAAATTCAGGAACCTATGTAGCAACCGACCTATTCCATGGAACGATAGGTACAAGACATGAAAAACACCTGCTCAGAGGTGAAATGGAAGGAGAACTGCTTGTTGCCGCTGCAAACGGATGCAGCAGGAAAAGCAGTGAAGCCTGCTTCCTTGCCGGACAGAACATGGTCGAAAAAAAACCAGAAGAACAGAAATATACCAGAGCCTGGGTAGAACATCAGTTCGACATGACAGGCCTGCTGCCCCAGACTGGCTGCACATGGCAGGCCCATTGGGATGAAGCTCTTGCCATGGCAGTGACGTCAGGAGAAGAAATAGCCGGCAACCGTTCCTGCACTTTCCGTTTCTGCCTTGCCTTTGATTTTCCACAGGTCCAATTCGGCGAAGGAAGAGCATGGTTACGAAAATACACACAGTACTTCGGTCCAAACGGAAGAAATGCGTTGGACATCGGACGTCTTGCCATGTTATCAGGACCTCTTTTCAGAGAAAGGATACACAGATGGCATACTTCCCTGCTCCTGAAAGCTGCCTCATGCTCCAAGCAAACGATAGCTGCAGCCATCAACGAACTGTATTTCGTCAATGCAGGAACTGCATGGATGACCGGCTGTGTCAGCCAAGTCAATGAAGGGTTCGAAGAACCGATACTCGGCAACTGTGAGCATGCAGCCATAATCGAAGGTTTTGACATCGGCTATTATTATTACAATACTTCCGACATCTGGCCCTACGTATGGTACCCTCTGGCAAAGTTCTGGCCGGATTTCACAGCTTGCATCTTCAGGGACTATCTCAATGCCATCCCATTGGAAATTCCCCACATGAATATGATCTACAGGCGAGAAGAACTACGAAAGAACCTGGTAGAAGGAAAGTTACCCCATGACATGGGCAGTGCGGCAGAAGATCCTTTTGCCAAGATCAACGGGTACCAGATGCGGGATGACTCCAACCTTTGGAAAGACAACAACCCAGGTTTTATCCTCAGCTATTACCTCTATGCGAAACTGACTGCAAAAGAAATAGACAAGGATACCTGGGAAAAACTGAAGTCCTGTGGAACTTTCATGATCGGGCAACTGGATCAGACAGGACTGCCTGACCATCAGGTATTCGGTGATACGACATGGGACAACCTAGGGATCAAGGGACATTCATCATTCAGTGGTTCACTTACGCTTGCCGCCCTTCTTGTCCTGGCCTCCCTTGCAGCAAAGCAAGGAGAACAGGATTTTGCAGAAGAGTGCACCGTACTTGCAAAAAAAGCTGACAAGACCATGGCCCAGCACCTCTACAACGGAGAATATTTCCGATTGTGTGACCAGGGCAAATACTTCGACTGTACTAGTTCCGATGCTGTATTCGGCTTCTATCTGCTGAAAAAGGCAGGGTACTTCGACAAGTTGCACTACGTCACCCAACAGATGATCGTCTCACATCTCAAGGCATTCTACAAATATAATTTCATGAACTATATGGATGGCACCCGAGGACCACTGCTCATAGCAACCCCGGAACGGACCCACTTTGAGGCAGACGGCGGAGATGCACTTGAGGTCCAGGTCAATGAAATCCTCATCGGATCTGCATGGATGGCTACAGCGATGATGAAAGAATTCGGATTGGAAGATGAAGCAAGGCATATCAGCAGTGCCCTGCTTGCTACCCAGGAAGAAGGGGCACTCCAATTCAGGACTCCTGCAGCAGTAAATGCAGAAAAGCATCTGTTCCGTGCTCCGATGAACACCAGGCCGCTTGCCATCTGGTTCCTATTGAGTTGA
- a CDS encoding carbohydrate ABC transporter permease gives MTTSRNSAGRILLRIFELFILAVWVFPFLWMVLTSLHLEDEVVAKTFHFFPQHPTLANYIKAFTSTYILNWLLNSIVIAGLTMVMTLIVDAPIAYAFAKIKFKGRNILFWMVMAGMMVPFQVLIIPLYLQFNSYGLINNFMAAVLPRVSLPIGIFILKQFFEGIPDALEESAFIDGANRFKIFRSIILPLGSSALATVTILSFINSWNDFLWPLIVLNDTEKYTITVGIANFQGSHGTQYALILAGAVIASVPQFIFYVIFRKQIVESIALSGIKG, from the coding sequence ATGACAACCAGTAGAAACTCGGCAGGTCGGATACTTCTCAGGATCTTCGAGCTGTTCATCCTCGCAGTTTGGGTCTTTCCCTTCCTATGGATGGTGCTTACCTCCCTGCATTTGGAAGATGAAGTAGTAGCAAAGACTTTCCACTTTTTTCCCCAGCATCCTACATTGGCGAATTACATCAAGGCCTTCACCTCCACCTACATACTCAACTGGTTGCTGAACAGCATAGTGATCGCAGGCCTTACCATGGTGATGACGCTTATCGTCGATGCACCGATTGCCTATGCTTTCGCAAAGATCAAATTCAAAGGTCGGAACATCCTCTTCTGGATGGTCATGGCCGGTATGATGGTGCCTTTCCAAGTACTTATCATTCCTCTTTACCTGCAGTTCAACAGCTATGGATTGATAAACAACTTCATGGCAGCTGTCTTGCCAAGGGTTTCATTGCCGATCGGCATCTTCATCCTCAAGCAATTCTTCGAAGGTATTCCTGATGCACTTGAAGAATCAGCATTCATCGATGGGGCAAACCGTTTCAAGATATTCAGGTCAATCATACTTCCCTTAGGATCTTCGGCACTGGCTACCGTCACCATTCTGTCATTCATCAACAGCTGGAACGATTTCCTCTGGCCCCTGATCGTCCTGAATGATACGGAAAAGTATACCATTACAGTCGGCATAGCCAACTTCCAAGGTAGCCACGGTACCCAATACGCCTTGATACTTGCAGGAGCCGTCATCGCTTCGGTACCACAGTTCATCTTCTATGTAATTTTCAGAAAACAGATTGTCGAAAGCATTGCATTATCAGGCATCAAAGGTTAA
- a CDS encoding sugar ABC transporter permease, with product MIPGNKNNRDGLIFSLPFLIVFTLFMIYPLMYGLYISFFKYNILGSSTFIGIKNYISMFHDSKFYSSLWHTLEFVLITTPVLLALGFLMALYVNSKSPFRKAGENIFFVPYIFSMTVVSTLWAWLMQKQYGLFNHVIVSLGGKPVGWLTDPKWAMWSVCIATFWWTAGFNMILMSAGIRQISKEIYESAEMDGASYRQQVTKITIPLLMPTISLCLILQVIASFNVFGQVFVMTGGGPYGTTRVLIQYVYETGFQYFKMGYSAAMSYVLFIIILVSSLLLNKLGGKYDNQ from the coding sequence ATGATTCCAGGCAACAAGAACAATAGGGATGGCCTTATTTTCAGTCTTCCCTTTCTGATTGTATTTACTCTCTTCATGATTTATCCATTGATGTACGGACTGTACATCAGCTTCTTCAAGTACAATATATTGGGAAGCAGTACATTCATAGGAATAAAGAACTACATCTCCATGTTCCATGACAGCAAGTTCTATTCTTCCCTCTGGCATACACTTGAATTCGTACTCATCACTACTCCGGTCCTGCTTGCCCTGGGATTTCTGATGGCATTGTACGTAAATTCAAAGTCTCCGTTCAGAAAAGCAGGAGAAAACATCTTCTTCGTCCCTTACATATTTTCCATGACCGTAGTAAGCACCCTCTGGGCTTGGCTGATGCAGAAACAGTACGGACTTTTCAACCATGTAATCGTCTCATTGGGTGGAAAGCCTGTCGGCTGGCTGACAGATCCCAAATGGGCCATGTGGTCGGTCTGCATCGCCACATTCTGGTGGACCGCAGGCTTCAATATGATCCTGATGTCAGCCGGTATACGACAGATTTCAAAGGAAATCTATGAATCGGCAGAAATGGACGGAGCTTCTTATCGGCAACAAGTGACAAAGATTACCATACCGCTTCTTATGCCGACCATCAGCCTTTGTCTGATTCTCCAGGTAATTGCTTCATTCAATGTCTTCGGTCAGGTATTCGTCATGACAGGAGGAGGCCCTTATGGAACGACAAGGGTGCTTATCCAATATGTCTACGAAACCGGCTTCCAATACTTCAAGATGGGATATTCCGCAGCTATGAGCTACGTTCTCTTCATTATCATCCTCGTTTCTTCCTTACTGCTGAACAAACTCGGAGGCAAATATGACAACCAGTAG
- a CDS encoding ABC transporter substrate-binding protein, with translation MKTKKLLAMLLAASLATFSVGAQAQPETAAAKGPRVVTFWSLFTGGDGEFFDAIIDKFNATHTDIQMKTDTVKFDNYYTKLTAALAAGTAPDMVVIHQANLRNYVPNGQLLALDGYLSSMNAPLDDFVAAPLNACKTDGKLYALPLDVHPLIMYANTDLMKKAGITELPKTMDELLSDAKAIEATGNMGIACDNTTAVYKAYTLTRLFFSMIYQQGGTFLTADNSKANFNNEYGIKALTALQDMVNEGVTPKGLDYDTSVNTFKLGEAGFHFNGVWATGTFESAQDLHFTAVPLPGLLGKPAAWTGSHTLAIPADKASDPQLVKDTLDCMLWITAHGEMWAKAGHIPTRTSVQESEAFKAMPYRSGYAAAAASTVAPPDTAAWNEIYGTISDLLEYAVANNTDPKTALASMEKKINEIIATY, from the coding sequence ATGAAAACAAAAAAGCTGTTGGCCATGCTATTGGCAGCCAGCTTGGCAACTTTCAGTGTCGGTGCACAGGCACAACCTGAAACAGCCGCAGCAAAAGGACCAAGGGTCGTAACATTCTGGTCATTGTTTACAGGTGGGGACGGAGAATTCTTCGATGCTATCATCGACAAGTTCAATGCTACCCATACGGATATCCAGATGAAGACCGATACTGTCAAATTTGACAACTACTACACGAAGCTGACTGCAGCCTTGGCTGCAGGAACTGCCCCTGATATGGTCGTCATCCACCAGGCAAATCTGAGGAATTACGTCCCCAACGGGCAATTGCTTGCCTTGGACGGTTACCTTTCTTCAATGAATGCACCTCTGGATGATTTCGTTGCAGCCCCTCTCAATGCCTGCAAGACAGACGGAAAGCTCTATGCACTCCCATTGGATGTACATCCTCTGATCATGTATGCAAATACAGATCTGATGAAGAAAGCAGGAATCACGGAACTGCCGAAGACAATGGATGAGTTGCTCTCCGATGCAAAGGCAATTGAGGCAACCGGCAACATGGGTATTGCATGTGACAATACCACCGCAGTCTACAAGGCCTATACACTGACCAGGTTGTTCTTCAGCATGATCTATCAGCAAGGCGGTACCTTCCTTACTGCAGACAACAGCAAAGCCAACTTCAACAACGAGTATGGTATAAAGGCTTTGACAGCTTTGCAGGACATGGTAAATGAAGGAGTCACACCCAAGGGACTCGATTATGATACTTCAGTAAACACCTTCAAGCTCGGTGAAGCCGGATTCCACTTCAATGGTGTCTGGGCAACCGGTACCTTCGAATCGGCTCAAGACCTGCATTTTACCGCTGTTCCTCTTCCAGGACTTCTTGGCAAACCTGCCGCATGGACAGGTAGCCATACCCTTGCTATTCCTGCAGACAAAGCAAGTGACCCCCAACTTGTCAAGGATACCCTCGACTGCATGCTCTGGATAACAGCACATGGCGAAATGTGGGCAAAAGCAGGACATATTCCTACAAGGACATCCGTACAGGAAAGCGAAGCATTCAAGGCCATGCCGTACAGAAGTGGCTATGCAGCTGCAGCTGCAAGTACCGTAGCACCTCCTGATACTGCTGCATGGAACGAAATCTACGGGACGATAAGCGACCTGCTCGAATATGCAGTAGCCAACAATACCGATCCCAAGACAGCTCTTGCCAGTATGGAAAAGAAGATCAACGAGATCATCGCAACATACTGA